A section of the Roseovarius sp. W115 genome encodes:
- the acuI gene encoding acryloyl-CoA reductase — MFNALVVEKDEESGKTSAAVKEISDADLPEGNVTVAVEYSTVNYKDGLCIGPGGGLVRTYPHVPGIDFAGTVEASEDDRYSPGDKVVLTGWRVGEVHWGGYAQKARVNADWLVPLPKGLDTRQAMAVGTAGFTAMLAVMALEDHGIKDGPVLVTGAAGGVGSVATAILANLGHEVAGVTGRPETADYLKSLGATQIVAREEINETTKRPLEAETWGGCVDAVGGEMLARALGQIKYGGSVAAVGLAGGAGLPATVIPFLLRGVNLLGIDSVMQPYDNRLRAWERIAKDLPMDKLEAMIQPATLGDLPGLGKDILKGQVKGRVVVDVNA; from the coding sequence ATGTTCAACGCATTGGTTGTTGAGAAGGACGAAGAGAGCGGCAAGACCTCGGCTGCGGTCAAGGAAATCAGCGACGCAGACTTGCCCGAGGGTAATGTGACCGTCGCCGTCGAGTATTCGACAGTGAATTATAAGGACGGTCTGTGCATTGGACCGGGCGGTGGATTGGTGCGCACCTATCCGCATGTGCCGGGCATTGACTTTGCCGGCACCGTCGAGGCGTCTGAGGATGACCGTTACAGCCCCGGCGATAAGGTGGTTTTGACCGGCTGGCGCGTAGGTGAAGTGCATTGGGGCGGCTATGCGCAAAAGGCGCGGGTCAACGCCGACTGGCTGGTGCCGCTTCCCAAAGGGTTGGATACACGTCAGGCGATGGCCGTTGGCACAGCAGGGTTCACCGCGATGCTGGCGGTGATGGCTTTGGAAGATCACGGGATTAAGGATGGTCCCGTGCTTGTGACCGGGGCTGCGGGTGGTGTTGGCTCTGTCGCCACGGCCATTCTGGCCAACCTGGGACATGAGGTGGCCGGTGTGACCGGGCGCCCAGAGACGGCGGATTATCTCAAAAGTCTTGGAGCCACGCAGATCGTGGCACGCGAAGAGATCAACGAGACAACCAAACGCCCGCTTGAGGCCGAGACCTGGGGTGGCTGTGTGGATGCCGTGGGCGGCGAGATGCTGGCGCGCGCGCTTGGACAGATCAAATATGGCGGCAGTGTCGCGGCTGTGGGGCTGGCCGGGGGTGCGGGCCTTCCTGCGACGGTCATTCCGTTTCTGCTGCGCGGCGTGAACCTGCTTGGCATCGACAGCGTGATGCAGCCTTATGACAACCGCCTGCGCGCGTGGGAGCGGATTGCCAAGGACCTGCCGATGGACAAACTTGAGGCGATGATACAGCCTGCGACACTGGGTGATTTGCCGGGTTTGGGCAAAGACATCCTCAAAGGCCAAGTCAAAGGCCGCGTGGTGGTGGATGTCAACGCCTGA
- a CDS encoding GNAT family N-acetyltransferase: MSTPEGLIIRPVRDADRDALWPILRDVIRPGDTYVIDPDITQEDLLAFWCDMPAATYVAERDGVILGTYYIKTNQQGGGAHVCNCGYITAPAAQGQGIARAMCVHSQEAARDLGYVAMQFNFVVASNVGAIALWTKLGFETVGRLPRAFRHPEQGLVDALVMFKWLGD, from the coding sequence ATGTCAACGCCTGAGGGATTGATCATAAGGCCAGTGCGCGACGCAGATCGTGACGCGCTCTGGCCGATCCTGCGCGATGTGATCCGGCCCGGGGATACCTATGTCATTGATCCGGATATAACGCAGGAAGACTTGCTGGCATTCTGGTGCGACATGCCTGCGGCGACCTATGTGGCCGAGCGGGATGGCGTTATCCTTGGCACCTATTACATCAAGACCAATCAGCAGGGCGGCGGTGCCCATGTCTGCAACTGCGGTTACATTACGGCACCGGCCGCACAGGGGCAGGGGATTGCCCGGGCGATGTGTGTTCACAGCCAGGAAGCGGCGCGAGACTTAGGCTATGTGGCCATGCAGTTCAATTTTGTGGTCGCCAGCAATGTGGGGGCGATAGCGCTTTGGACGAAGCTGGGGTTTGAAACTGTGGGGCGGTTGCCACGGGCGTTTCGGCATCCCGAGCAGGGCTTGGTTGATGCGCTGGTGATGTTCAAGTGGCTTGGAGATTGA
- a CDS encoding Rid family hydrolase yields MKRIPGEARGRCSAVQANGLAYIVATDPVCADGISAQTANTLEELERLLGEVGSDKTQLLQATVYLSDIAFKPEMDVVWNDWIGPEANWPQRACVGVALDPGYLIEVVVTARSVEE; encoded by the coding sequence GTGAAACGCATACCCGGAGAAGCCAGAGGTCGATGTTCTGCCGTACAGGCCAATGGATTGGCTTACATCGTTGCCACCGATCCGGTTTGCGCGGATGGGATTTCGGCGCAGACCGCAAATACGTTGGAGGAGCTTGAAAGGCTTCTGGGCGAGGTCGGCAGCGACAAGACGCAGCTGCTTCAGGCGACGGTGTATCTGAGCGATATCGCCTTCAAACCAGAGATGGACGTTGTATGGAACGATTGGATCGGTCCGGAGGCGAACTGGCCACAACGGGCCTGCGTAGGCGTGGCGCTGGATCCGGGGTATCTGATCGAAGTTGTGGTGACGGCTAGGTCGGTGGAAGAGTAA
- a CDS encoding division/cell wall cluster transcriptional repressor MraZ: MTLSFRGEFNQKVDGKGRMSIPADFRAVLADGDPRCPEIPLPRMVVLHGPHLKNCLQAYTIEAMAEIEADIRAMPRGSEARKRASKMILGKSWDTEIDKDGRIVLPQRLRQQIGLDGEATMVAMGEYFEIWNADTYEGTEGAEMEAWLSEQSDDFDPLTLVYPPGED, translated from the coding sequence GTGACGCTGAGCTTCAGAGGCGAGTTTAACCAGAAGGTTGACGGCAAGGGTCGGATGTCGATCCCTGCCGATTTTCGCGCTGTGCTGGCCGATGGCGACCCGCGTTGCCCAGAAATTCCCCTGCCACGGATGGTCGTGTTGCACGGCCCCCATCTCAAGAATTGTTTGCAGGCTTACACGATTGAGGCGATGGCCGAGATCGAGGCCGATATCCGTGCCATGCCGCGCGGGTCCGAGGCGCGCAAGCGCGCCAGCAAGATGATCCTGGGCAAATCCTGGGATACCGAAATTGACAAAGACGGTCGCATTGTCCTGCCGCAGCGTTTGCGCCAGCAGATTGGGCTGGATGGCGAGGCAACGATGGTCGCCATGGGCGAGTATTTCGAAATTTGGAATGCCGACACCTATGAAGGCACGGAAGGGGCCGAGATGGAGGCCTGGCTGTCCGAGCAGTCGGACGACTTCGATCCCCTCACTCTGGTTTACCCACCGGGCGAGGATTGA
- the rsmH gene encoding 16S rRNA (cytosine(1402)-N(4))-methyltransferase RsmH produces the protein MSPHIPVLIGPLVAAVSPVSGRWLDGTLGAGGYTRAMLDAGADHVTGLDRDPLAMDLAQSWAATYSDRITLVQGLFSELDQHAQSLDGVVLDLGVSSMQLDQAQRGFSFMKDGPLDMRMSQDGPSAAELINTMEEAALADILYLYGEERASRRIARAIVNKRADVPIVTTLQLAEIIESALPRAKPGQAHPATRSFQAIRIAVNDEYGELVEGLEAAERALKPGGHLAVVTFHSIEDRMVKRFLQIKTGSTGQGSRHAPEMAREAPQFTQTTRKAIVADADEVAQNPRARSAKLRVATRTDAPARPVDRSAIGMPIVKGRH, from the coding sequence ATGTCCCCTCATATTCCTGTGCTTATCGGGCCGCTTGTTGCGGCTGTTTCTCCGGTTTCTGGCCGGTGGCTTGACGGCACATTGGGTGCGGGTGGCTACACGCGCGCCATGCTGGATGCGGGTGCCGATCATGTGACCGGTCTGGACCGTGATCCACTTGCGATGGACTTGGCTCAAAGCTGGGCTGCGACCTATAGCGATCGGATCACATTGGTGCAGGGGCTGTTTTCCGAGTTGGATCAACACGCGCAGTCCCTTGATGGTGTTGTGCTCGACCTGGGCGTGTCATCCATGCAGCTCGATCAGGCGCAACGTGGCTTTTCCTTCATGAAAGACGGCCCGCTTGATATGCGCATGAGTCAGGATGGCCCAAGTGCGGCGGAGCTGATCAACACGATGGAAGAGGCGGCGCTGGCCGATATTCTCTATCTTTACGGCGAAGAGCGCGCCAGCCGTCGCATAGCGCGTGCCATAGTGAACAAGCGCGCCGATGTGCCAATCGTTACGACGCTACAACTGGCGGAAATAATTGAGAGCGCTCTTCCCCGTGCCAAACCGGGTCAGGCGCATCCTGCGACCCGCAGTTTTCAGGCGATCCGCATTGCCGTGAACGATGAATATGGCGAGCTGGTTGAGGGTTTGGAGGCGGCAGAGCGTGCGCTGAAACCCGGCGGGCATCTTGCCGTGGTCACGTTTCATTCGATTGAGGACCGCATGGTGAAGCGGTTTTTGCAGATCAAGACCGGTTCTACTGGGCAGGGCAGTCGCCATGCCCCTGAAATGGCCCGCGAGGCGCCGCAATTCACTCAAACCACCCGCAAGGCCATTGTGGCGGATGCGGATGAAGTTGCTCAAAACCCCCGCGCGCGCAGTGCCAAGCTGCGTGTGGCGACGCGGACTGATGCACCGGCGCGTCCGGTAGATCGCTCTGCTATTGGTATGCCGATTGTGAAAGGACGACACTAA
- the ftsL gene encoding cell division protein FtsL: MRSFYYVMTSLMVIGLAFWAYRENYETQEAQARSVAVQQQIAEARERLRFLNAEWAYLNRPERLRYLAEINFKRLGLLPLQPNQFGKVDQVSFPRVEEPLDIWSTVEVMDREAEQ, translated from the coding sequence ATGCGCTCTTTTTATTATGTAATGACCTCTCTGATGGTGATTGGTTTGGCCTTTTGGGCCTATCGAGAGAATTACGAGACACAAGAGGCGCAGGCGCGGTCGGTTGCCGTGCAACAACAGATTGCCGAAGCGCGCGAGCGGCTACGGTTTCTCAATGCTGAATGGGCCTATCTGAACCGGCCTGAGCGGTTGCGGTACCTGGCCGAGATCAATTTCAAGCGGTTGGGGCTTTTGCCGCTACAGCCCAATCAGTTTGGCAAGGTTGATCAAGTGTCGTTCCCGCGTGTGGAAGAGCCGCTGGATATCTGGAGCACGGTTGAGGTGATGGACCGGGAGGCAGAGCAATGA
- a CDS encoding peptidoglycan D,D-transpeptidase FtsI family protein, which yields MIRTPLRPLAQILKARDAGQNPDAIERENIRLRHEEMRDQARQRAEGRLLVMGVFFTLAFCVIGARMGIMTQSEPVEPRAGVAGVEILAQRADIVDRYGRILATNFETHSLYAQPQQMVEPERAAKELVALFPDLDEKRLLKDFTGSRKFLWVKKKLSPEQVQAVHDIGEPGLLFGPREMRLYPNGRLAAHVMGGASFGREGVHAAEVIGVAGVEKYFDDRLRDPAQGHEPLTLSLDLSVQSALERVLQGGMMLMNAKGAAAVLMKVETGEVLAVASLPDFDPNDRPRPPTEGNPEDSPLFNRAVQGVYELGSVFKSFTVAQALDLRLVNPSTIIDTKGPLRWGKHKIRDFRNYGPELSVTEVIVKSSNIGTARIAQMIGAKRQQDFLKSLGLFEATPIEIVEAKGGEPLLPPKWSELSTMTVAYGHGMSTSPMHLAAGYATLANGGYLVKPTLLKQPRNQRGPQVMSKAAADRTLKMLREVVGGGTASFGEVPGYEVAGKTGTADKPKPNGGYYDEKVLATFASVFPASKPEYVLVVTLDEPVETSGDEPRRTAGWTAVPVAAEIIRRVAPLLGLRPEFEPAALDGITLTSGETQ from the coding sequence ATGATCAGAACACCGCTGCGCCCGCTGGCGCAGATCCTCAAGGCGCGGGATGCGGGGCAGAATCCCGACGCGATTGAGCGCGAAAACATTCGCCTGCGCCATGAGGAAATGCGCGATCAGGCGCGTCAGCGTGCCGAGGGGCGGCTTTTGGTCATGGGTGTGTTTTTCACACTGGCGTTTTGTGTCATTGGCGCGCGCATGGGGATCATGACTCAGTCAGAGCCGGTTGAACCGCGGGCCGGTGTGGCCGGGGTTGAGATCTTGGCGCAGCGTGCGGATATCGTGGACCGCTACGGACGTATCCTTGCGACAAATTTTGAAACCCACAGCCTTTATGCCCAGCCCCAGCAGATGGTTGAGCCGGAGCGCGCAGCCAAAGAGCTGGTGGCGCTGTTTCCCGATCTGGATGAAAAGCGTTTGCTAAAAGACTTCACCGGAAGCCGTAAGTTCCTGTGGGTCAAAAAGAAACTCAGCCCGGAGCAGGTGCAGGCGGTGCACGATATTGGTGAGCCGGGGCTGCTCTTTGGACCGCGCGAGATGCGGCTTTATCCCAACGGACGGTTGGCGGCGCATGTCATGGGCGGGGCCAGCTTTGGCCGAGAAGGGGTGCATGCGGCCGAAGTGATCGGTGTGGCGGGTGTTGAGAAGTACTTCGATGATCGGCTGCGTGACCCTGCCCAAGGGCATGAGCCGCTCACGCTTTCGCTGGACCTTTCGGTGCAATCTGCTCTGGAGCGTGTGTTGCAGGGTGGCATGATGTTGATGAATGCCAAGGGTGCTGCGGCGGTCTTGATGAAGGTTGAGACGGGTGAGGTTCTGGCTGTGGCCAGCCTGCCGGATTTTGACCCCAACGACCGACCCCGTCCTCCGACCGAAGGCAATCCCGAGGACAGCCCGCTGTTTAACCGCGCTGTGCAGGGGGTGTATGAACTAGGCTCTGTGTTCAAGAGCTTCACCGTCGCGCAGGCGCTTGATTTGCGGTTGGTGAACCCGTCGACCATCATAGACACCAAAGGGCCGCTGCGGTGGGGCAAACACAAAATCCGTGATTTCCGCAACTACGGCCCTGAGCTATCGGTGACGGAGGTCATCGTGAAATCCTCCAACATCGGCACCGCACGAATTGCCCAGATGATTGGGGCCAAACGGCAACAGGATTTCCTGAAATCCTTGGGCCTGTTTGAAGCCACGCCCATCGAGATCGTTGAGGCCAAAGGCGGAGAGCCTCTTTTGCCGCCCAAATGGTCTGAGCTGTCGACCATGACCGTGGCCTATGGCCATGGCATGTCCACGAGCCCCATGCATTTGGCTGCCGGATACGCCACGCTGGCCAATGGTGGGTATTTGGTGAAACCGACCTTGCTCAAGCAGCCGCGCAATCAACGCGGTCCGCAGGTGATGTCCAAGGCCGCAGCAGATCGCACGTTGAAAATGCTGCGCGAAGTTGTGGGCGGTGGCACGGCCTCGTTCGGGGAAGTGCCGGGCTATGAAGTGGCCGGCAAAACCGGCACGGCGGATAAACCCAAGCCCAATGGCGGATATTATGACGAGAAAGTTCTGGCCACCTTCGCCAGCGTCTTTCCTGCCAGTAAACCGGAATATGTGCTGGTCGTGACGCTGGATGAGCCGGTGGAAACCTCGGGCGATGAGCCACGCCGGACCGCAGGATGGACAGCCGTTCCCGTGGCGGCAGAGATCATCCGCCGGGTGGCGCCACTTTTGGGTTTGCGGCCCGAGTTTGAACCTGCCGCGTTAGACGGTATAACGCTGACATCGGGTGAGACCCAATAG
- a CDS encoding UDP-N-acetylmuramoyl-L-alanyl-D-glutamate--2,6-diaminopimelate ligase, with product MVGQTKSLADLGLTAQQGRRADVTGLAVDSREVKEGYLFAALPGSRVHGGEFITYALRMGAGAILTDPEGARIAEAELAESDAALIIAEDPRQTLSFAAALWFEEQPETMVAVTGTNGKTSVANFTRQIWIALGLEAVNLGTTGVEGAWEAPLAHTTPEPITLHRALAGAAMHDITHAAMEASSHGLEQRRLDGVRLSAAGFTNLSQDHLDYHKTFEAYFEAKAGLFSRVLPEDGTAVINIDDPRGADMIEVAKRRGQDVMRIGSAEGADLRILDRRFSPTGQTLRFDWRGQVHQAEVNLIGGFQTDNVLMAAGLAIAAGADPDLVFNTLPRMDTVRGRMQLAATRKNRAAVFVDYAHTPDAVATALKALRPHVLGRLVAIVGAGGDRDQGKRPLMGAAAAEHADQVIVTDDNPRSEDPAVIRAAVMEGVTEAGASDHAMEVGDRAEAILRGVDALGPGDALLICGKGHETGQVIGDDTLPFDDCEQASVAVAALDGLGV from the coding sequence GTGGTGGGGCAGACAAAATCCTTGGCGGATCTGGGACTGACGGCGCAGCAGGGGCGGCGTGCGGACGTCACCGGGCTTGCGGTGGACAGCCGCGAGGTGAAAGAGGGCTATCTATTTGCCGCCCTGCCGGGAAGTCGTGTGCATGGCGGTGAGTTTATTACCTACGCGTTGCGCATGGGAGCGGGGGCGATCCTGACGGACCCCGAAGGCGCGCGCATTGCCGAAGCAGAGCTGGCTGAAAGCGATGCCGCGCTGATCATTGCCGAAGATCCGCGCCAGACGCTTTCTTTTGCGGCGGCGCTTTGGTTCGAAGAACAGCCTGAGACCATGGTGGCGGTGACGGGCACCAATGGCAAAACTTCGGTGGCGAATTTCACCCGGCAGATCTGGATTGCGCTGGGGTTGGAGGCGGTCAATCTGGGCACCACAGGTGTGGAAGGCGCATGGGAAGCACCGCTGGCTCATACCACGCCTGAGCCGATCACGCTGCACCGCGCACTGGCCGGGGCGGCGATGCATGACATCACCCATGCGGCGATGGAAGCGTCCAGTCATGGATTGGAACAACGCAGGCTTGATGGCGTGCGGCTGTCTGCTGCCGGGTTTACAAATCTCAGCCAGGACCATCTGGACTACCACAAGACGTTTGAAGCGTATTTTGAGGCCAAAGCCGGGCTTTTCTCTCGCGTGCTGCCTGAAGACGGGACAGCGGTCATCAACATAGACGACCCGCGCGGCGCGGACATGATTGAGGTGGCCAAGCGCCGGGGGCAGGATGTCATGCGCATCGGGTCGGCAGAAGGTGCGGACCTGCGCATTCTGGACCGGCGTTTTTCTCCTACGGGACAAACGCTGCGCTTTGACTGGCGCGGGCAGGTGCATCAGGCCGAGGTCAACCTGATCGGCGGGTTTCAAACGGACAATGTGCTGATGGCCGCCGGGCTTGCGATTGCGGCGGGGGCTGATCCTGACCTGGTGTTCAACACCTTGCCACGTATGGACACTGTCCGGGGGCGGATGCAGCTTGCCGCCACACGCAAAAATAGGGCGGCAGTGTTTGTCGATTATGCCCATACGCCCGATGCTGTCGCCACTGCGCTCAAGGCTTTGCGCCCGCATGTTCTGGGTCGGCTTGTGGCGATTGTGGGGGCCGGTGGAGATCGTGATCAGGGCAAGCGCCCCTTGATGGGCGCTGCTGCCGCAGAGCACGCCGATCAGGTGATTGTCACCGATGACAACCCACGCTCAGAAGATCCCGCCGTCATCCGGGCAGCTGTGATGGAAGGTGTGACCGAGGCAGGCGCGAGTGATCATGCGATGGAAGTCGGGGACCGTGCCGAAGCGATCCTGCGCGGTGTTGATGCGCTCGGGCCAGGAGATGCGCTTTTGATTTGCGGCAAAGGGCACGAAACCGGGCAGGTTATCGGCGATGACACCCTGCCATTCGATGATTGCGAACAGGCAAGCGTGGCGGTCGCCGCACTCGACGGGCTGGGCGTATGA
- a CDS encoding UDP-N-acetylmuramoyl-tripeptide--D-alanyl-D-alanine ligase, protein MSLWTASEAAEATGGENTQDWVASGVSIDTRTLQPGDLFVALKDVRDGHDFVAQALAKGAAAALVSHVPKDVDPEAPLLVVKDVLPALEALGQAARARTEARVVAVTGSVGKTSTKDMLRTVLTGQGRTHAAEASYNNHWGVPLTLARMPVDTEFAVIEIGMNHPGEIAPLSRMARPNVAIITTVAPAHLEAFENIEGIAHEKASIFEGLEPGGTAIVNGDVSTAKILRDTADRLAGTVVSFGESEGLDWRLKDVQIHNTSTVAKAQVAGEQVLFKVGTPGAHFAANALAVLAAVDAMGADRDVAVSDLGRWHPPSGRGTHETLMLDVADETLTIALIDDAFNANPASMEASLAVLAGTVPEDDIGRVAAGRRIAILGDMLELGPDEAVLHADLANLPAMQVLDIVHCVGSRMRALYDALPERKRGRWVNEAEELAPNAARLIDAGDVILVKGSKGSRVSLVVEALRRAARGGTREEEDV, encoded by the coding sequence ATGAGCCTCTGGACCGCATCTGAGGCCGCAGAGGCCACGGGCGGGGAAAACACGCAGGATTGGGTGGCCTCAGGCGTTTCGATTGATACGCGCACGCTGCAGCCTGGTGATTTGTTCGTGGCGCTCAAAGATGTGCGCGACGGGCATGATTTTGTTGCGCAAGCGCTTGCCAAGGGTGCGGCCGCCGCGCTGGTCAGCCATGTGCCTAAGGATGTGGACCCCGAGGCGCCGCTTCTGGTGGTGAAAGATGTTTTACCTGCGCTGGAGGCTTTGGGGCAGGCCGCGCGCGCACGGACAGAAGCGCGTGTTGTTGCCGTGACCGGATCGGTGGGCAAAACTTCGACCAAGGACATGCTGCGCACGGTACTGACCGGGCAGGGACGGACGCATGCGGCAGAGGCCAGTTACAACAACCATTGGGGTGTTCCGCTGACGTTGGCGCGGATGCCCGTAGACACCGAATTCGCCGTCATCGAGATCGGCATGAACCATCCCGGAGAGATTGCACCTCTATCACGCATGGCGCGTCCAAATGTGGCGATCATCACCACCGTGGCACCTGCGCATCTTGAGGCGTTTGAGAATATCGAAGGCATCGCGCATGAAAAGGCGTCGATCTTTGAAGGGTTGGAGCCCGGCGGCACGGCGATTGTGAATGGGGATGTGAGCACAGCCAAAATCCTTCGTGATACCGCAGATCGCCTTGCCGGTACTGTGGTGTCTTTTGGTGAAAGCGAAGGTCTCGATTGGCGGCTTAAGGACGTACAGATCCATAACACGTCGACTGTGGCCAAGGCGCAGGTTGCGGGTGAACAGGTGCTCTTCAAGGTCGGCACACCCGGCGCGCACTTCGCCGCCAATGCGCTCGCGGTTTTGGCCGCCGTGGATGCCATGGGTGCGGACCGCGATGTCGCGGTGTCGGATCTGGGGCGCTGGCATCCGCCCTCGGGGCGCGGCACGCATGAGACGCTTATGCTGGACGTCGCGGATGAAACCCTGACCATTGCGCTTATTGATGATGCGTTCAACGCAAACCCTGCCTCAATGGAGGCGTCGCTGGCGGTTTTGGCGGGAACGGTTCCCGAGGATGACATCGGGCGCGTCGCGGCTGGTCGTCGTATCGCCATTTTGGGAGACATGTTGGAACTAGGCCCTGATGAGGCAGTGCTTCATGCAGATCTGGCCAATCTTCCAGCCATGCAAGTGCTTGACATTGTCCATTGTGTCGGGTCACGGATGCGCGCGCTTTACGATGCGCTGCCAGAGCGCAAGCGAGGACGCTGGGTGAATGAAGCCGAAGAGCTTGCCCCCAATGCGGCCCGCTTGATTGACGCAGGTGACGTGATCCTGGTCAAAGGCTCGAAAGGCAGCCGGGTGAGCCTCGTGGTTGAGGCGCTTAGACGTGCAGCGCGCGGTGGGACGCGTGAAGAAGAGGATGTGTAG
- the mraY gene encoding phospho-N-acetylmuramoyl-pentapeptide-transferase → MLYWLTALSDGGDFFNLFRYITFRAGGAFLTALFFGFMFGKPLINVLRRKQGKGQPIREDGPESHVAKSGTPTMGGLLIVGALLTSTLFWARLDNPFVWLVLFVTLSFGLIGFWDDYAKVSKQTVKGAPGKVRLALGVAIAAIASYWATMYHPEALQYRLALPVFKDTLINLGFFFIPFAMFVIVGAANAVNLTDGLDGLAIMPVMIAAGALGVIAYAVGRVDFTEYLDVHYVPGTGEILIFVAGLFGGGLGFLWYNAPPAAVFMGDTGSLALGGALGAIAVASKHEVVLAIVGGLFVVEALSVIIQVLYFKRTGKRVFLMAPIHHHFEKKGWAESQIVIRFWIIALILAMIGLATLKVR, encoded by the coding sequence ATGCTTTATTGGTTAACCGCGCTGTCGGACGGCGGGGATTTCTTCAACCTCTTTCGATACATCACGTTCCGTGCCGGAGGCGCTTTTCTAACGGCGCTCTTTTTCGGTTTTATGTTCGGCAAACCGCTGATCAACGTGCTGCGCCGCAAGCAGGGCAAGGGCCAGCCGATCCGCGAAGACGGCCCCGAAAGCCATGTCGCCAAGTCGGGAACACCCACCATGGGCGGCTTGCTGATTGTGGGTGCACTTCTGACGTCGACATTGTTTTGGGCCAGGCTCGACAATCCTTTTGTGTGGCTGGTGCTTTTTGTCACTCTGTCCTTTGGTCTGATCGGCTTTTGGGACGATTATGCCAAGGTGTCCAAACAAACGGTGAAGGGCGCTCCGGGAAAGGTGCGTTTGGCGCTTGGTGTCGCAATCGCGGCGATCGCGTCATACTGGGCGACGATGTATCATCCCGAGGCCTTGCAATACCGCCTTGCCCTTCCGGTGTTCAAAGACACGCTGATCAATCTGGGCTTTTTCTTTATTCCCTTTGCAATGTTCGTCATCGTGGGTGCGGCCAATGCCGTCAACCTGACCGATGGGCTTGATGGGCTGGCCATCATGCCGGTGATGATTGCGGCGGGCGCGCTGGGTGTGATTGCCTATGCCGTTGGGCGTGTGGACTTCACCGAATATCTAGACGTGCATTACGTGCCGGGTACAGGCGAGATCCTGATCTTTGTGGCGGGGCTCTTTGGCGGCGGGCTTGGCTTCTTGTGGTACAACGCCCCGCCTGCGGCGGTCTTTATGGGGGATACCGGTTCATTGGCCTTAGGTGGTGCTTTGGGTGCCATTGCTGTGGCCTCCAAGCATGAGGTGGTGCTGGCGATTGTAGGCGGGCTTTTTGTGGTAGAGGCGCTCAGTGTGATCATTCAGGTGCTCTACTTCAAACGTACCGGCAAACGCGTGTTTCTGATGGCACCCATCCACCACCATTTTGAAAAGAAAGGCTGGGCCGAGTCGCAGATCGTGATCCGGTTCTGGATCATTGCCCTCATTCTCGCGATGATCGGGCTGGCCACGTTGAAGGTGCGCTGA
- a CDS encoding ACT domain-containing protein, producing MTSGAPIKDTAAMIAGMAPMRDPETWFFCTTNDKVLAAKAVPHALTVFAEEEGQSLILPEVAARDLGFELEMPMTRITLSVHSALDGVGLTAAVATALAGAHIPCNMVAAYHHDHAFVPSELADQAMDVLLELAQAGAS from the coding sequence ATGACGTCGGGCGCGCCCATCAAGGACACGGCCGCGATGATTGCCGGCATGGCCCCGATGCGTGACCCGGAGACTTGGTTTTTCTGCACGACAAACGATAAGGTCTTGGCGGCCAAGGCTGTGCCGCATGCCCTGACCGTGTTTGCCGAGGAAGAGGGACAGTCGCTGATCCTGCCAGAAGTTGCGGCACGGGATCTGGGCTTTGAGCTTGAGATGCCCATGACGCGCATCACGCTGTCGGTGCACTCCGCGCTCGATGGCGTGGGCCTGACAGCGGCTGTGGCGACGGCTTTGGCCGGGGCGCATATTCCCTGCAACATGGTGGCGGCCTATCATCATGACCATGCTTTTGTGCCCTCCGAATTGGCGGATCAGGCCATGGATGTTTTGCTTGAGCTGGCACAGGCAGGTGCGTCATGA